cgcactctttgctgtttgcaaagtggggctctttgcagttactacagtgggggagtgtatggttgcagggttttccttttgtattacacactgagcatttgtgtgttgtagttgcatgttcttctccgcacaaattgcatgctggttggtttcggcatctagtggctgggtggccaaattgttggcagtttaggcattgggtagatgctgctataggcttaaacttttcggtgaagagagtttgtccaaggattgtaattctaccaccaagtctggctgcgtcttcggctgttttgaatgctattacaatagagctgttcttcttgttttgccattctcttgatatccagtatgggttgccagtaatttgtagtccgttgttgtatgctgggatttctgtgtggagtatctctagtgtctctgctccctcccattctgttggcacattatgtactactactttcgtccatgattctagtagttgtacattctttagctcaaacttttgatgccatatatgcttgtgttggactaggtattctcctgagtaggttggagtggttgttagaataatattgttctttctacttgttgttactTCCTTCACTACTGGGTCTTTGATGCCGCCCTTTGTGAACTCTTCGTTGATTAGGTCTCTAATCTGGAGTGGTGTGTGAGACGTAGGCTGGGTAAGCGTAAGGACTGCTTGGTAGTAGCTTGCTGGCTTTTTGTTTGTCTTCTTTTTGTAGACACTGTAGTCCATGTGTTTCCGTTGTTCTGGGCGGCTACGCTAGCGTatgatgtcttgttttgttgggtgttttgggtgttttgggtgttttggatgttctgggtgttctggttgtttggtttttcttggttgtttgggttttgtggtccagttgcggcattaacagctttctttagtgtctttgtagcttgttgggaggcgcttgtaagcgttgcagtctggtacgcaagctgtgctgtaaacttctcagtcatttgctgcgtaaccctgcctagttccgtaaagtctctaaagacgtccagtagttgtagtagtttgttttgggatagatgggattcggccatagtagatgcttgtagaattaggtcccttgcccagaagattgcttgggttgagtcctttgctcttggtttcttttcttggctgttctggaatgggtttctctctcttgtagttatctctggggagaatgccgctggtcttttatttagtggtggctgaataattaaccttggtgtttcttgggtggtctgctcgatgggtgttgttgggttgtCTTGGTGCCTTTCGTCGGTCTCCATTTCGTCGTCCAGTGTGCTTGAGGTCCGGAGGTCTTCTGGTAGCTGGACTACGATAGTGTCGCTATCTGGGGCCATTTTAGCCTCTCTgttgtcttgttgttgttgtttctAACCCAGGGCGCTCAATGGTACGTTATAATATACCATTTTTTTGTTAGTGCTGAGAAGTACGCGTATGGCGGGTATATACTAGAACCAGGGGTTTATCCCATTAAACTTCAGGAGTACATCCCATTTTTAGTCTATAGTCGAAATTACTCCAAATTTAGACATATAACTCAGCATACGTAGACGCACAATCTGACGAATTTACAGCGCAGCAGACTATGTGGTTCAGGAGCTTAGGGTTTGGTGTTCTTGGTTAGGGTTACGCGTCTGGGGGGTCAGGAGGTCGCGAGGCTCGGCACCCCGCCGCGCGCGCGCCGCCGGAGTAAGCACCGAGAGAGCGATCAACAGCGCGTGTATATAAGAAGCCGAGTAGAACAGGTAGGCGTCGATATTTCAACATGTCTAAACCTAGCATCGAGTGCCAGTATTTCGAGCATGTGCCTGAGCACAGCGTAGCGGCATGCAGAGAGTGCAGATATGCAGTATGGCCAGATCAGATTGAGGGCCATCTACAGAAGCAGCATAAGGTTAGTTACAAGGAGGCTGAGGCAGTTGGACAGCAGGTTCGCAGCTGGGCTGGGTTAGTCCAGTACCCTAGTGAGCTCGAGGTGCCGACTGGTGCTCCAAAGCCTGTGCGGCaattgccagtgtatacagACGGGATGTTATGCCAATTTGACTCCAGCTGCTGCTATTATGTAGCAAGAAGTAAGGAGGCTATACGAAAGCATTGGCGTAAGGACCATCAAGGATGGTCAGCAGGGAAGAAGCGAGGGCGGCCAAGTCGAACCAGGCAGAAGAGCGTGCAGGCACATATGGATAAGGGGTaccggctggtccattgccaGCGATTATTCAGCAGCCGGCATGGATCGCAGTACTTTGAGGTCCAGGCACCCAGCCAGgatggagaaggccccgaaATCGTGCCCGTAGACGGGGCAGCAGCATGGGCGCGAGTGGGCGAGCAGATGGCCaaggcgtgggcagacatcgagaagcgggcgcagacgacgatccaggagggcgagcgcgacgaggtgaacccatggctggagcggacgcagtggttgccgtacctagtgggcatggagaggccggatttgttagcgtgcatcgaggagcccgtggcagagccagatgccaggcaggagcagcaggccgagccggtggaagcagcgatttgggcagccatggatggattggcgcggttcagccaggcatccattattgaccggattggcgtgtttatacggttggaggcaattcgcacagagatgcaccaaacccggttccagccgttacagccgtacagactccgcaacaatcaatcgatcgacatgattgattcctatataggttaaagagttactttattaggcagcctttaacctagataggaatcaatcatgccgatccgattgattgttgcggagtctgcagCCGTATATGGACAAGAACGCCATTGTCAAGCACACACGACCGTGGCAGCAGATGTTAATGTTTTTTGCACGCACACAGAAAGAGCACGGGTGGAAGAGCCCCAAGTATCGGTTTACGCGCCGGCAGCGAGAGGCATGGGAGGTGTTAATCGAACAGGCAAAGCGGAGCATAGagggagacgaagaagatgaagccgaggatatggacgaagagagagaagagctggacgaggagatgatggacgacatagacgaggcgatagaggtagctgaggaagagccaggtcagggagaaggccccgagcctaagaagttgtctaagatacagaaagcgtgtttggagttttgcattgcattacttaaccaccgcatcacccgtagagagtatgacagcccgctggtgtgcgcgttggcggtgctgggcgtcaaggaggacggatggaaggggccggagcagtacccgccgatattatcggcggtgatcaagatcgctcggtttatggtcgtgcagaagggactagaaatgtcagggcccgaggaggatagcggcgatgagacagacgacgacttagatgacagcgcgtacgagagcgggccaagccagcgacggcgtcccaaggggtgtttgcagttagtgcagaagatgatggaccggttcatggtgcgcggcagccatagccccatgcagtggatgttggatttgcggacgtatggattgaagatccattacaacactacaacccgcgggcatgtagagtggacgaacggcgacgagcagactccgcaacaatcaatcggatcggcatgattgattcctatctaggttaaaggctgcctaataaagtaactctttaacctatataggaatcaatcatgtcgatcgattgattgttgcggagtctggcgACGAGCTGCTGTACAAAGAGCTGCATTTTAGCATGGCGCAGTTCCGCGGCATGGTACATGGGCTGGCTAGCGAGAGCCGGCGATTATTAACAGAGGAGTTAATGTTTAGCAGCAAGGCAGCGCCGGTGCCGGCAGTGCCATGGGAGAGCATACGTGACAACCCAACCGACGAGCGGCCAGGATGGAACTTTTTGAAGGATCATCGCACAAACATGCCCGTCAACGGCGAGAGGTGGTTATTTGAGCGGGTAGGCGAGAGCGCCAGCATCCGGagtcggttcatgaagcccgGGACGCAGTCAGGGGTAGACCGACAGGCAATAGAGCGATACATGGACCGGGTGGTAGAATTTCGCGAGAAGCTGGCGGTGTTAATGCACATAACGGgtgggcagccagcgcgagggccagagctactgagcgtacggcatagcaacacagtgcaaggggggcatcgcaatatattcatcgaggacggcatggtggtgtttgtgacacggtaccacaagggatacaaagtcagcggcgacgtcaagattatccatcgatatttgccgcgcgaggtgggcgagctggtagtgtggtatatgtggctggtgttgccgttccagcagcggctcgaggcgttggtgtgggagaaggaggcagtttcgtcgcatatgtggccagcagaccc
This portion of the Pyrenophora tritici-repentis strain M4 chromosome Unknown M4_contig_00023, whole genome shotgun sequence genome encodes:
- a CDS encoding DUF3505 multi-domain protein yields the protein MSKPSIECQYFEHVPEHSVAACRECRYAVWPDQIEGHLQKQHKVSYKEAEAVGQQVRSWAGLVQYPSELEVPTGAPKPVRQLPVYTDGMLCQFDSSCCYYVARSKEAIRKHWRKDHQGWSAGKKRGRPSRTRQKSVQAHMDKGYRLVHCQRLFSSRHGSQYFEVQAPSQDGEGPEIVPVDGAAAWARVGEQMAKAWADIEKRAQTTIQEGERDEVNPWLERTQWLPYLVGMERPDLLACIEEPVAEPDARQEQQAEPVEAAIWAAMDGLARFSQASIIDRIGVFIRLEAIRTEMHQTRFQPLQPYRLRNNQSIDMIDSYIG
- a CDS encoding PRP38-assoc multi-domain protein, with translation MDKNAIVKHTRPWQQMLMFFARTQKEHGWKSPKYRFTRRQREAWEVLIEQAKRSIEGDEEDEAEDMDEEREELDEEMMDDIDEAIEVAEEEPGQGEGPEPKKLSKIQKACLEFCIALLNHRITRREYDSPLVCALAVLGVKEDGWKGPEQYPPILSAVIKIARFMVVQKGLEMSGPEEDSGDETDDDLDDSAYESGPSQRRRPKGCLQLVQKMMDRFMVRGSHSPMQWMLDLRTYGLKIHYNTTTRGHVEWTNGDEQTPQQSIGSA